Part of the Paenibacillus kyungheensis genome, GCACTAATAATGATGATACCGATTGCGCCTACAATAATTAGAATATGTAGCAATTCTTGAGTAGGCTGTTGAATTTCAGAATCAGGTAATACTACAGCAATTTTCCAACCTGTTTCTTGCACAGTCATATAGAAAACAGTATTTAATTCTCCCTGAATATTCACTACTGTACGACCTGTTTGATTTTTGTTAATCAGGTTAGCTACTGTATCCATACCCTCTATTTTTTCATCTTTCAAAGGCATATCCGCTACAATCTCAGGTCTACCACTTGCTAGTACTTCGCCTTTACCGCTGACCAATATAGCACGACCGGCTGTACCTATTTTCAGATTGTTTACATAATCTCGAATATTATTCATACTGATATCTGCCAAAGCGACACCAAGCACTTGACCATCATTATTACGAATCGTTTTACCTGCTGTAATCATTTTGATTTTACTAACCGAATCGGTAAATGGTTCTGTATAATAGATTTTATCAAAGTTATTAAGAGTTGCAGTGTAATAAGGTTGTGTTAAATAATCATAAGCGGGATCATCATATTCTGTTGTAGTTGTAATTTTGTCTCCATCTCGGATTGCATAAGCAGACCGATATTTAACACCTTGTTCATACTGATTTTCTGCGAAGAAAATACCTACCCCGTACGTAAATGGACTTAACATTTGCCAGCGTTCTGTCAGTTTAAAATAATCGGCAATATCTAGATTATTTCCCAATTCTCCTGTAGCTGCTGCAAGTGATGATACAATCATTGAATTTTGTTTTAATTGACTGTTTAAGCTCTCATTCAGTCCTATTAATGTGTTATTAGCATTGGTATTGATTTCTGTATTAAGCTTCTCCTTTGCAAATTGGTACGATAACACACTAATGCCTACAAGAGCGATAATAACAATCGGAAGTAATGTTAATAATGTGCGAGCCTGGATACTTTTAAACTTGAATCTACGCAATGTAATTACCTATCCTCTCTTTATCTATAATAAAATCCACATTCTACTTATATCGACAAATTGATACATAAAATTAATAGTTTCACTTTGAGATATTGGATAAACAACTGACTATTTTGTCACTGTTTATCCTGTTACCTGTAATGAACACAAAAAACCTTTAGCATTACCGAAGTAATACCAAAGGTTGAAATGTATTTGTATTGAATTTGGATTTAATTTTGATTAAGCTTTTTTGATTTTGGCAAATTTACGTTTACCTACTTGTACGATATCTCCATCAGACAGTTCGATACTTGCATTCACATCATCATGTTTTTGCTCGTTAATTTTGAGAGCACCTTGTTGAATACTGCGTCTAGCTTCACTGGTAGATGTTGCAAATCCCAAAGTCATGACCAATTTAATAAGACCGATTTGTCCATTTTCCAAAAGATTTTCATCAATGACTACCTCTTGAATATCATCAGGTAATGCACGCTGTTGGAATACAGTCACAAAATGATTTTTCGCAGCCACTCCTGCTTCTTCATTATGGAACATACGTACATAATTTTGAGCTAGATTCATTTTGGCATCACGTGGATGGATAGAACCATCTGCAAGTCCTGCTTTGAGCTTAGCCAGATCTTCATTTGAAATATCTGTTGTTAACTCGTAGTACTTGAGCATCAATTCATCAGGTACACTCATGGATTTACCAAAAATTTCGTTCGGCTCTTCGTTAATCCCGATGTAGTTACCCAGACTTTTACTCATTTTCTGAACGCCATCTAATCCTTCAATAATCGGTAAAGTGATCGCTACTTGAGTTGCTTTACCGTATTCCTTTTGCAGTGTACGTCCCATCAATAAGTTAAACTTCTGGTCTGTACCACCAATTTCGATATCACTTTCAAGTGCTACAGAATCCATCCCTTGCATCAACGGGTAGAAAAATTCGTGAATACTGATAGGCTGCCCACCCTGGTAGCGCTTTGTAAAATCATCCCGTTCTAACATGCGTGCTACTGTAACTTTGGCAGCTAGATTGACTACATCTGCAAAATTCATCGGGCTTAGCCATTCGGAGTTAAAGTATACTTTCATTTTGCTAGGATCAAGAATCTTTGTGATCTGCTCTTTGTATGTCTCTGCATTATGTTTAACTTGTTCTTCGGTTAATTGCTTACGTGTCTCTGATTTACCTGTTGGATCACCTATTCTTCCGGTAAAGTCACCGATAATCAATTGAACATGATGTCCTAATTCTTGAAATTGACGTAACTTCTGCAAAACAACAGTATGTCCAATATGAATATCAGGTGCAGATGGATCAAGACCTAATTTGACCGTTAATGGCTTACCTGTTGCTACTGATTTGATAACTTTTTGACGCAGTGCATCTTCAGGAATAATCTCTGCTGTTCCTCGCTCGATTACACTTAATTGTTTTTCTACTTCTGCTTGTTGTGCTGGTGTTAGTTCTTCCCATTTCATGATCTATTCGCTCCCTATCACATCATTATACGGATGACTTCCGTTAGAGTGCCTGCTTGAAAATGAGCACCAAAAAAGACCTACCCATCCCCATAAAGGGACGAGCAGGCCTCGCGTTACCACCCTAATTAGAAGACTGATCTCATACTTATAACATCATAAGATATAGTCAGCTTCTCACTTCATTATATATAACGGAATCTTCATCCCGGCTTGATATTATAGATACATTCATTAATATCAAACGACTCCAGACCTGTAATTCAAAGGAAGTCCGCTTGCCGATTTGCACCAACCATCGGTTCTCTGAGAACGGTAATCTTCACTTCTACTGGGTGTCTTTCTTCGTCTTTGTGTTATGTAATTGTAGATTGCTTCAACGTATCACTTTTATAACATACCTTTTGCAAACAAGTCAATGCTTGTTCACATCCGACTTTGTGCCCATCCTACTTTTATCGTTCAGAAGAAACTGATTATAGCGTAATTTTTATGCTATAATAGTGGCTGGTAAAAGGGGGAAGTTACATGGCTGAAAAGAAGGACAAGCGTCCAACAAATAATTCCGCTAGCAAGCACTCTGGATTCCGCAAATTACTCACTGTGTTCAAATGGGTAGTTATTGCTGGTTTTGCTATTTGCCTGTTCGGTGGAGGTATTTTGATGGGCTACGTTTCTTCGATTGTAAAAGACGAACCTGTGCGTTCGCGTGAAGAAATAGTCAAAAAGATCAATGAAAATGCAGTGACCGGCTTTGCTTATTTTAATGACGGTTCCCCGATTGGACAACTTCGTACAGAAGAAGATCGTCGATTGGTGACTTATGAACAGATTCCTCAACCTGTCATCGACGCCATTATTTCCATAGAAGATAATCATTTTTATGAACATAAAGGTGTAGATATGAATGGTACGCTGCGCGCTGTCAAACAGCGGGTACTGAATGAATCCGTCCAAACCGGAGGGAGTACGCTTACACAGCAATTGTCGAGACGGGTATTTTTGAACTTGGACAAAACAGATGATCGCAAAATTAAAGAAATGTTGCTTTCTCTTCGTATCGAACGCTTTATGACCAAAAACGAAATTTTGACTGCCTACTTGAACAAAATGCCTTTCGGTAAAGGTTCAAGCGGATACAATATTTTTGGAATCAAAGCAGCAGCCAAAGGGATTTTTGCTCTAAATGATTTGAGTAAAATCAATATTGCTGAAGCCGCTTATATTGCAGGGCTACCTCAATTACCAACAGCTTATTCTGCTTTTGATAGCAACGGTAAATTCAATGAAAAAGGATTTAAACGTGCTGTAGGCAGGCAACAACTGGTTCTTGAACGTATGAAAGAGTTAGGTAAGATTACAGCGAGTGAATACAATGAAGCGATTAATTTCGATCTCAAAAGTGCACTGGCTAAACCAACCGCCAAAGCGTATTCTCAATATCCTTATCTTATGATGGAAATTGAACGACAAGGCGCACAAACAATTGTAAAAATGGAAAATCCAGATTTGGATATGTCTACTTTATCTTCAGAAGAACGCAATCAATTGTTTGAAGATGCTCGTCAAAAATTGTTAACTGGTGGTTATCGTGTATATACGACGATTAACAAAACGGTCTATAACACGATGCATGAAGTAGCAGAAGACAGCAGCAACTTCTCGCCTGATAGCAATACTAAAGGTAAAGAACAAACAGCCGCTATGATGATCAATCACAAAACTGGCGCTATTCTCGGTATGATTGAAGGTCGTAGCTTCCAAGAAGAACAAATGAATTATGCTACCCAGATGACACGTCAGCCTGGTTCTACAATGAAGCCAATCGCTGCTTATCTGCCTGCGCTCGATGCAGGTCTGGTACAACCGGCAAGTATTGTAGATGATGCTC contains:
- the tyrS gene encoding tyrosine--tRNA ligase; the protein is MKWEELTPAQQAEVEKQLSVIERGTAEIIPEDALRQKVIKSVATGKPLTVKLGLDPSAPDIHIGHTVVLQKLRQFQELGHHVQLIIGDFTGRIGDPTGKSETRKQLTEEQVKHNAETYKEQITKILDPSKMKVYFNSEWLSPMNFADVVNLAAKVTVARMLERDDFTKRYQGGQPISIHEFFYPLMQGMDSVALESDIEIGGTDQKFNLLMGRTLQKEYGKATQVAITLPIIEGLDGVQKMSKSLGNYIGINEEPNEIFGKSMSVPDELMLKYYELTTDISNEDLAKLKAGLADGSIHPRDAKMNLAQNYVRMFHNEEAGVAAKNHFVTVFQQRALPDDIQEVVIDENLLENGQIGLIKLVMTLGFATSTSEARRSIQQGALKINEQKHDDVNASIELSDGDIVQVGKRKFAKIKKA